AAGGAGTACAAAAAAGTATCCAACAAACAAATAAGCTTATCCACTCTGTTTCCCTCTGTTGTTCAGCTTCATTACAACATGGCTTGTTTACATCTCCACCTCCTGTGTGCCCCAAacccccttcttcttcttcctcaatcTCAGCCCACTTTCACAAACCCATTACAAATTACACCCAAGCGCCGCCTCTCACTCAAATGCAGCTCAGAATCCTCCGAATCCGACCCCAATTTCCCATCCCCAAATCCCGACTTCGGCGCCCTAAACCAACCAGAGAGCTTCCCAATCGAGAAGCGGAGGAGATCCGAAATAGTCCGCCAAAGAAGACCCTCAAAGGACATCGTGAAGCCGGACCCACCCAACTTCGAAATTGGGTGGAAGAGGACGAAAGAGATCAATTTGGAGAAGCCG
This portion of the Cucurbita pepo subsp. pepo cultivar mu-cu-16 unplaced genomic scaffold, ASM280686v2 Cp4.1_scaffold000102, whole genome shotgun sequence genome encodes:
- the LOC111783811 gene encoding uncharacterized protein LOC111783811 isoform X2, whose amino-acid sequence is MACLHLHLLCAPNPLLLLPQSQPTFTNPLQITPKRRLSLKCSSESSESDPNFPSPNPDFGALNQPESFPIEKRRRSEIVRQRRPSKDIVKPDPPNFEIGWKRTKEINLEKPVGWMIMDFLEKLEELMEREFGSTELLAKVGEIVAERAREEAEILLDDGKVEDRMVTELFRVLKLMEMDLAMVKAAVKDETLSERLAQAKASNYMFPSFT
- the LOC111783811 gene encoding uncharacterized protein LOC111783811 isoform X1 — translated: MACLHLHLLCAPNPLLLLPQSQPTFTNPLQITPKRRLSLKCSSESSESDPNFPSPNPDFGALNQPESFPIEKRRRSEIVRQRRPSKDIVKPDPPNFEIGWKRTKEINLEKPVGWMIMDFLEKLEELMEREFGSTELLAKVGEIVAERAREEAEILLDDGKVEDRMVTELFRVLKLMEMDLAMVKAAVKDETLSERLAQAKASSILLNKFLSNIE